A portion of the Canis lupus baileyi chromosome 6, mCanLup2.hap1, whole genome shotgun sequence genome contains these proteins:
- the LOC140634797 gene encoding cofilin-1-like: MKVRKSSTPEEVKECKKAVLFCLSEDKKNIILEEGKEILVGDVGQTVDDPYATFVKMLPDKDCRYALYDATYETKESKKEDLVFIFWAPESGPLKSKMIYASSKDAIKKKLTGIKHELQANCYEEVKDHCTLAEKLGDSGVISLEGKPSSPLPGASGSPRPAHGGCRLPPSCQTVPHRSEIMAPVFLNLFHLA, translated from the exons ATGAAGGTGCGTAAGTCTTCAACACCAGAGGAGGTGAAGGAGTGCAAGAAGGCAGTACTTTTCTGCCTGAGCGAGGACAAGAAGAACATCATCCTCGAGGAGGGCAAGGAGATCCTGGTAGGTGATGTGGGCCAGACTGTAGATGACCCCTACGCCACCTTTGTCAAGATGCTACCAGACAAGGACTGCCGCTATGCCCTCTATGACGCAACCTATGAGACCAAGGAGAGCAAGAAGGAGGACCTGGTGTTTATATTCTGGGCGCCTGAGTCTGGACCCCTTAAGAGCAAAATGATTTATGCCAGCTCCAAGGATGCCATCAAGAAAAAGCTGACCGGGATCAAGCATGAGTTACAAGCAAACTGCTACGAGGAGGTCAAGGATCACTGCACCCTGGCAGAGAAACTGGGGGACAGTGGCGTCATCTCTCTGGAGGGCAagccctccagccccctgcctggaGCATCTGGCAGCCCCCGACCTGCCCATGGGGGTTGCAGGCTGCCCCCTTCCTGCCAGACG gttccacataggagtgaaatcatggCACCTGTCTTTCTCAacctgtttcacttagcataa